The following nucleotide sequence is from Streptomyces sp. NBC_00237.
AGCACTCCGTGATGGCGGGCGACGAGGTGACCGGTGCGTCGACGTTCCAGATCGAGCAGGGGCTCGACTCGGGGCCCGTGTACGGGGTGATCACCGAGGAAGTGCGTGCCACGGACACCAGTGGTGACCTGCTGACCCGGCTCGCCTTCGCCGGGTCGGGGCTTCTCGTGGCGACCATGGACGGCATCGAGGACGGGACGCTGAAGCCGGTGCCGCAGCCCGCCGACGGCATCACGCTCGCCCCGAAGATCACCGTCGAGGACGCGCAGATCGACTGGGCGGCCCCCGCGCTGCGCGTCGACCGGGTCGTGCGCGGCTGCACGCCCGCGCCCGGCGCGTGGACCGTCTTCCGGGGGGAGCGGCTGAAGCTGGTGCAGACCGGGCTGGTGAAGGACCGCACGGAGCTGGCTCCCGGCGAGCTGTCGGCGGGCAAGAACAACGTCCACGTCGGTACCGGCTCGCACGCCGTCGAGCTGCTCTGGGTGCAGCCGCAGGGCAAGAAGCCGATGAAGGCCGCCGACTGGGCGCGCGGCGTGCGCATCACCGCGGGCGAGGCCCTCACCAGGGCCTGAGCGGCCGGACGGCCGGGCCCTCACCGGGGCCTGCGCGGCCGCGGCGGCCTGAGCAGGGCCGCACACCGAGACACACGTACGCTGAGGGGGAACCACCCTTCACTTAAGCGGAGCACCTTTTGAGCGACCACAAGCCCCGGCAGAACCGTCCCCGCACCCAGTCCCAGCAGGGCGGGCAGGGCAAGCAAGGCCACCAGGGCGGGCAGGGCAAGCAGCCGTACAAGCCGCACCGCAAGCCCGACAAGGACCCCGTGCGCTTCCTCGCCTTCGAGGCGTTGCGCGCCGTCGACGAGCGGGACGCCTACGCGAACCTGGTGCTGCCGCCGCTGCTGAAGAAGGCCCGCGAGAAGTACGAGGGCTTCGACGGGCGCGACGCGGCCCTCGCCACCGAGCTCGTCTACGGCACCCTGCGCCGCCAGGGCTCGTACGACGCGATCATCGCGGCCTGCATCGACCGGCCGCTGCGCGAGGTCGACCCGCCCGTCCTCGACGTGCTCGCGCTCGGCGCGCACCAGCTCCTCGGCACCCGCATCCCCACCCACGCCGCCGTCTCGGCGAGCGTGGACCTGGCACGGCTGGTGCTCGGCGAGGGGCGGGCGAAGTTCGTCAACGCGGTGCTGCGGAAGATCTCCAAGCAGGATCTGGACGCGTGGGTGGAGCAGGTCGCTCCGCCGTACGACGAGGACGCCGAGCAGCACCTCGCCGTCGTGCACTCGCACCCGCGCTGGATCGTCTCGGCGCTCTGGGACTCGCTGGGCGGCGGCCGGGCGGGCATCGAGGACCTCCTGGAGGCCGACAACGAGCGGCCCGAGGTGACGCTCGTCGCGCGTCCCGGCAGGTCCACCACCGACGAGCTGCTGGACGTGCTGGGCGAGGAGTCCGGGCTGCCCGGCCGCTGGTCCCCGTACGCCGTCAGGATGGCCGAGGGTGGCGAACCGGGTGCGTTGGAGGCCGTACGGGACGGGCGCGCTGGCGTGCAGGACGAGGGCAGTCAGCTCGTCGCCGCCGCGCTCGCGAACGCCCCCGTCGAGGGCCGCGACGAGCGGTGGCTCGACGGCTGTGCGGGGCCCGGCGGCAAGGCGGCGCTCCTCGCGGCGCTGGCTTCGCAGCGGGGCGCGGTGCTGCTGGCCTCCGAGAAGCAGCCGCACCGGGCGCGGCTCGTCGAGCAGGCGCTCGCCGGGAATCCGGGCCCTTACCAGGTCATCGCCGCCGACGGTACGCGGCCGCCGTGGCTGCCGGGGACCTTCGACCGGGTCCTGATGGACGTGCCGTGCTCGGGTCTCGGCGCGCTGCGGCGTCGCCCGGAGGCACGGTGGCGGCGCCGGCCGGAGGACCTGGAAGGTTTCGCTCCGCTTCAGCGCGGGCTGCTGCGCGAGGCGTTGAAGGCCGTACGGATCGGAGGCGTGGTCGGGTACGCGACGTGCTCGCCGCACCTGGCGGAGACGCGGACCGTCGTCGACGACGTCATCAAGGGCAAGGGCGCGGGCAACCAGTCCTTCGAGGTCGAGTGGGTCGACGCCCGCCCGCTGATGCCGGGGGTGTCGGCGCTGGGCGAAGGACCGGACGTACAGCTCTGGCCGCATGTGCACGGGACGGACGCGATGTACCTGGCGGTACTGAGGCGCACCGCCTGAGGAGTTGGGGCGTCAGCCGCCCGGCGGCGACTCCCTGGAGCGGGCGGGGCGGCGGGGGTGCGGACGGTGTTCGGGCCGTCCGCGCCCACGACGTGACCGACCGGAATGACCCGGCCGACCGGAATGACCGGAGTGCCCGTGGCCAGTCGGGGAACCGGTCCGCAACCCGGTCGGGGAACTGCCCCAACACATGGCACGCTTGGGGCATGGCAGCGCAGATCAACCCCAGCATCCTGTCCGCGGACTTCGCCAGGCTCGCCGAAGAGGCCAAAGCCGTCGAAGGCGCCGACTGGCTCCATGTAGACGTCATGGACAACCACTTCGTGCCGAACCTCACCCTCGGCGTCCCGATCGTCGAGTCCCTGAGCAGGGCCACGGACATTCCGCTGGACTGCCACCTCATGATCGAGGACCCGGACCGCTGGGCCCCGCAGTACGTGGAGGCCGGCGCGGGTTCCGTCACCTTCCACGCCGAGGCGGCCGCCGCCCCCGTCCGCACGGCCCGCGAGATCCGCGCCAAGGGTGCCCGCGCCTCCATGGCGCTCAAGCCCGCGACGCCCATCGAGCCGTACGAAGACCTGCTCCCCGAGCTGGACATGCTGCTGATCATGACGGTCGAGCCCGGCTTCGGCGGCCAGTCCTTCCTCGACATCATGCTGCCGAAGATCCGCCGCACCCGGTCGCTGATCGCCAAGCACGGCCTCGAACTGTGGCTCCAGGTCGACGGCGGCGTCTCCGCCTCCACCATCGAGCGCTGCGCCGACGCCGGTGCCGACGTCTTCGTGGCGGGCTCCGCCGTCTACAACACCGACGACCCGGCCGCCGCCGTGCGCATGCTCCGTCACCAGGCCGACGAGACGACCGCGAAGGCGTCCTGGGCCTGCGCCCACTGATGCGCCCACCGCATGGCACCGCAGCATCGGCGCGGCCACGGTAATAAGACGGCAAAATGAACGTGAGCCCACAGGGCTGATCAAGGTCCGTCGCATCTGACAGGATGAACGACGAACCATTGTGTGAAAGTGAACCAAGGTAAGGAGATCGCGGTGTCTGCGATGTCAGCGGGCCGGTCGGCCATGCGGATGGGACCCGCTGAGCTGGTTCAGGCGGCGGCGATGGCCCGCCGTTTCTACCTGGAGGGCAAGTCCAAGATCCAGATCGCCGAGGAGTTCGGGGTCAGCCGCTTCAAGGTGGCCCGGGTCCTGGAGACCGCCCTCGAACGCGATCTGGTACGGATCGAGATCCGCGTCCCCGCCGAACTGGACGCGGAGCGCTCCGACGCCCTGCGCGCCCGGTACGGGCTCCGGCACGCGGTCGTCGTCGAGTCCCCGGCGGACGCGGCCGACGACGCCCCCGACCCGGAGAACCTGGGCGAGGTCGCCGCCGACCTGCTCGGCGAGCTGGTGAACGAGGGGGACGTACTGGGTCTGGCGTGGGGCCGGTCGACGATTCACATGGCTGCCGCCCTGCACCACCTGCCGCCGTGCACGGTCGTCCAGCTCACCGGTGTGTACGACGCGGGCACGGCCGAGCGCGGCTCGGTGGAGGCGGTCCGCAGGGCCGCCCAGGTCTCCGGCGGCGAGGCCCACCCCATCTACGCGCCGATGCTGCTGCCCGACCCTGCGACGGCTGCGGCCCTGCGCAACCAGACGGGCATCGCCCGCGCCTTCGAGTACTTCGACAAGGTGACGGTCGCCTGCGTTTCCATCGGCTCCTGGGAGCCGGGCATCTCCACGGTGCACGACATGCTCACCGACGAGGAGCGCGCGCACTACGCCTCGCTCGGTGTCGCCGCCGAGACGTCCGCGCACCTCTTCGACGCCCAGGGCCGCCGGGTCGGCCGTGACCTCGGCGAGCGCTGCATCACCGTCGAGGCCGACCGGCTGCGCCGCATTCCCGAAGTCGTCGCCATCGCGGGCGGGCTGCGCAAGGCGGCGGCCATCGACGCGGTGCTGCGCTCCGGGCTCGTGACGAGCCTCGTCACGGACACCGCCGCTGCGGACTACCTGCTGAACGCGGGCGGCCCGCCGCCGCGTCCGGCGCTCGACCGGGCGGACCCGGACGACCGGGCCGGGTAGGGCCTCGGTTTTTCGGGCCTCGGGTCTCCAGGGCTTCGGGTCCACGAGGAAGGGGGCGACCGGCATCACGCCGGTCGCCCCCTTCCTCGTATCGCCGCAGGTCAGTTGACCACGGTCTCCGCCGCGGGCTTCGCCGACGGGAAGTGGCAGGCCGCGACGTGGTCGTCGGCGTGCGAGGTCATCGCCGGGGTCTCGGTGGTGCAGCGCTCCTGCTGCTCCTTGCCGAGGGCCAGGAACACCGGGCAGCGACCGCGGAAGCGGCAGCCGGTCTGCTTGTCGGTCGGGCTCGGCGGGTCACCGGGGAGCAGGATGCGCTGACGTTCGCGCTCGCGCTTGGGGTCCGGGACCGGGACGGCCGACAGCAGGGCCTTGGTGTACGGGTGCTGCGGGTTGTCGAAGACGGTGTCGACGTCGCCCGCCTCGACCGTGCGGCCCAGGTACATGACGCTGACGCGGTCCGCGATGTGGCGGATGACGGACAGGTCGTGCGAGACGAAGAGGTACGAGAGCCCCATCTCCGCCTTGAGCTGCTGGAGGAGGTTCAGCACGCCCGCCTGGATGGACACGTCGAGCGCGGACACCGGCTCGTCGAGGACCAGGAGCTGGGGGTTCACCGACAGCGCGCGGGCGATGCCGATGCGCTGGCGCTGGCCGCCGGAGAACTGGTGCGGGAAGCGCTGCGCGTACTCCGGGTTGAGGCCGACCTTCGCGAGGAGGTCGGGGACCACCTCGGCGATCTTCTCCTTCGGCATCTTCAGCGCCCGCATGGGCTCCGCGATGACGTCGGCGATCGGCATGCGCGGGTCGAGGCTCGCCATCGGGTCCTGGAACACGATCTGCATGGCCGAGCGCAGCTTGTTCAGCTCGGAGCGGCCCAGCGAGCCGGTGTCCTGGCCGAGGAGTTCGATCGAACCCGACTCGGGCTTGGCCATGTTGAGGATCTCGAAGAGCGTCGTCGACTTGCCCGAGCCGGACTCGCCGACCAGGCCCAGCGTCTCGCCCTGGCGGATGTCGAGCTCGACGCCGTCCACCGCGTACACGCTGCCGACCCGGCGCTTGAAGGCCGTGCCCTTGAACTGCGGGAAGGTCTTGACGAGTTCGGTGACGCGCAGGACGCTCCTGCGCTCGTCGCGCGGCACGGCGGCCGCGGCGAGCGGCGGGATCTCGGGGAGCGGGTAGACGTCGGTGGGGCCGAGGTTCTTCGCCACGATCTCGTCGGTGCGGTGGCAGGCGACGCGGTGGTCGTCGCCGGACAGGACCGGGTCGTCGGTGCGGCAGACGTCCAGCACCATCGGGCAGCGGTTGGCGAACGCGCAGCCGCCCTTGAGCTCCTGGAGCGGGCTCGGCGAACCGGGGATCGGGACGAGCGGCTTGGCCTGCGCCTTCGAGCCGTCCTCGGCGGGCTCGTCGACGCGGGGGACCGCGCCGATCAGACCGAGGGTGTACGGCATGCGCGGACGCTCGAAGACGTCGTCGACGGTGCCGGTCTCCACGATGCGGCCCGCGTACATGACGGCGATGCGGTCGGCGGTGCCCGCGATGACGCCCAGGTCGTGGCTGACCAGGACGAGCGCGGCGCCGGTCTCGCGCTGGGCGGTCTTCAGGACCTCCAGCACCTGGGCCTGGATCGTCACGTCGAGAGCGGTGGTCGGCTCGTCGGCGAGGATCACGGCCGGATCGTTGGCGATGGCCATGGCGATCATCGCGCGCTGGCGCATGCCGCCGGAGAACTCGTGCGGGAAGGACTGCGCACGGGCCTTCGGGTTGGGGATGCCGACCAGGTCGAGGAGCTCGACGGCGCGGGCGGCGGCCTTGTCCTTGCTCAGGTTCGTGTGCGTACGCAGGGCTTCGGCGATCTGGTCGCCGATGCGGTACACGGGGGTGAAGGCGGACAGCGGGTCCTGGAAGACCATCGCGACCTTGTTGCCCCGGATCGCGCTCATCTCGCGGTCGGAGGCACCGAGGAGCTGCTGCCCGTCGAGCTTCACGGAACCGGTGATGATCGCGGTGTCCGGCAGCAGGCCCATCGAGGCGAGCGAGGTCACGGACTT
It contains:
- the fmt gene encoding methionyl-tRNA formyltransferase; amino-acid sequence: MKLVFAGTPEVAVPALDALIASRHEVVAVVTRPDAPAGRGRRLVASPVAERAEEAGIEVLKPVKPRDEEFQARLREIGPDCCPVVAYGALLPKSALEIPAHGWVNLHFSLLPAWRGAAPVQHSVMAGDEVTGASTFQIEQGLDSGPVYGVITEEVRATDTSGDLLTRLAFAGSGLLVATMDGIEDGTLKPVPQPADGITLAPKITVEDAQIDWAAPALRVDRVVRGCTPAPGAWTVFRGERLKLVQTGLVKDRTELAPGELSAGKNNVHVGTGSHAVELLWVQPQGKKPMKAADWARGVRITAGEALTRA
- a CDS encoding RsmB/NOP family class I SAM-dependent RNA methyltransferase, which gives rise to MRFLAFEALRAVDERDAYANLVLPPLLKKAREKYEGFDGRDAALATELVYGTLRRQGSYDAIIAACIDRPLREVDPPVLDVLALGAHQLLGTRIPTHAAVSASVDLARLVLGEGRAKFVNAVLRKISKQDLDAWVEQVAPPYDEDAEQHLAVVHSHPRWIVSALWDSLGGGRAGIEDLLEADNERPEVTLVARPGRSTTDELLDVLGEESGLPGRWSPYAVRMAEGGEPGALEAVRDGRAGVQDEGSQLVAAALANAPVEGRDERWLDGCAGPGGKAALLAALASQRGAVLLASEKQPHRARLVEQALAGNPGPYQVIAADGTRPPWLPGTFDRVLMDVPCSGLGALRRRPEARWRRRPEDLEGFAPLQRGLLREALKAVRIGGVVGYATCSPHLAETRTVVDDVIKGKGAGNQSFEVEWVDARPLMPGVSALGEGPDVQLWPHVHGTDAMYLAVLRRTA
- a CDS encoding sugar-binding transcriptional regulator, which gives rise to MNQGKEIAVSAMSAGRSAMRMGPAELVQAAAMARRFYLEGKSKIQIAEEFGVSRFKVARVLETALERDLVRIEIRVPAELDAERSDALRARYGLRHAVVVESPADAADDAPDPENLGEVAADLLGELVNEGDVLGLAWGRSTIHMAAALHHLPPCTVVQLTGVYDAGTAERGSVEAVRRAAQVSGGEAHPIYAPMLLPDPATAAALRNQTGIARAFEYFDKVTVACVSIGSWEPGISTVHDMLTDEERAHYASLGVAAETSAHLFDAQGRRVGRDLGERCITVEADRLRRIPEVVAIAGGLRKAAAIDAVLRSGLVTSLVTDTAAADYLLNAGGPPPRPALDRADPDDRAG
- a CDS encoding ABC transporter ATP-binding protein — protein: MTTTASPSTASAPVTTGEPLLQVRDLHVRFQTPHGIVPAVRGVNLDLHRGEVLGIVGESGSGKSVTSLASMGLLPDTAIITGSVKLDGQQLLGASDREMSAIRGNKVAMVFQDPLSAFTPVYRIGDQIAEALRTHTNLSKDKAAARAVELLDLVGIPNPKARAQSFPHEFSGGMRQRAMIAMAIANDPAVILADEPTTALDVTIQAQVLEVLKTAQRETGAALVLVSHDLGVIAGTADRIAVMYAGRIVETGTVDDVFERPRMPYTLGLIGAVPRVDEPAEDGSKAQAKPLVPIPGSPSPLQELKGGCAFANRCPMVLDVCRTDDPVLSGDDHRVACHRTDEIVAKNLGPTDVYPLPEIPPLAAAAVPRDERRSVLRVTELVKTFPQFKGTAFKRRVGSVYAVDGVELDIRQGETLGLVGESGSGKSTTLFEILNMAKPESGSIELLGQDTGSLGRSELNKLRSAMQIVFQDPMASLDPRMPIADVIAEPMRALKMPKEKIAEVVPDLLAKVGLNPEYAQRFPHQFSGGQRQRIGIARALSVNPQLLVLDEPVSALDVSIQAGVLNLLQQLKAEMGLSYLFVSHDLSVIRHIADRVSVMYLGRTVEAGDVDTVFDNPQHPYTKALLSAVPVPDPKRERERQRILLPGDPPSPTDKQTGCRFRGRCPVFLALGKEQQERCTTETPAMTSHADDHVAACHFPSAKPAAETVVN
- the rpe gene encoding ribulose-phosphate 3-epimerase — translated: MAAQINPSILSADFARLAEEAKAVEGADWLHVDVMDNHFVPNLTLGVPIVESLSRATDIPLDCHLMIEDPDRWAPQYVEAGAGSVTFHAEAAAAPVRTAREIRAKGARASMALKPATPIEPYEDLLPELDMLLIMTVEPGFGGQSFLDIMLPKIRRTRSLIAKHGLELWLQVDGGVSASTIERCADAGADVFVAGSAVYNTDDPAAAVRMLRHQADETTAKASWACAH